The nucleotide sequence TGGCCCGGGCGGTGGCCAACGAGTCCAACGCCCATTTCTCCGCCATCAACGGGCCGGAGATCATGGGGAAGTTCTACGGCGAATCGGAGGAGCGGCTGCGCGGCATCTTCGAGGAGGCACAGAAGAACGCGCCGGCGGTGATCTTCATCGATGAGCTCGACTCGATCGCCCCGCGCCGCGCCGACGTGAGCGGGGAAGGGGAGAAGCGCATCGTGGCTCAGCTCCTGACGCTGATGGATGGGCTGAAAGGGAGGCGCAACGTCATGGTGATCGGCGCCACCAACCGGGTCGACGCCATCGACCCGGCGCTGCGGCGCCCCGGCCGCTTCGATCGCGAGATCGAGATCCGCATTCCGGACCAGGCGGGCCGCCTGGAGATCCTGCAGATCCATACGCGCGGCATGCCGCTGGGGAAGGACGTCAGCCTGTCGAGCCTGGCCGAGCTGACGGTGGGCTTCACCGGCTCCGACCTGGCGCATCTGACCAAGGAGGCGGCGCTTGCCACGCTGCGGCGCCTGATGCCGACGCTGAGCCTGGGAGAGGACAAGACGATCCCCCCCCAGGTGCTGGAGAAGCTGGAGGTTCGCCGCAAGGACTTCGACCAGGGGCTGCTGGAAGTCCAGCCCTCGGCGCTGCGCGAGATCGTCGTCGAGATCCCGAAGGTGCGCTGGGAAGAAGTCGGCGGCATGGAAGAGGTGAAGCGCGTCCTGCACGAGATGGTCGAGCTGCCGCTCAAGAAGCCGGAAGCATTCGGCCGTCTGGGGATCCGCGCCCCCAAGGGAATCCTCCTGTACGGGCCGCCCGGCACCGGCAAGACGCTCGCCGCCAAGGCGGTGGCGACGCAGGCGGGGGCCAGCTTCCTGTCGGCCAAGGGAAGCTCGCTGCTGTCCAAGTGGTACGGCGAGTCGGAGAAGAAGATCGCGGAGTTCTTCCAGCGGGCGCGACAGGTCCCGCCGGCCATCATCTTCTTCGACGAGCTCGACTCGCTGGCGCCGATCCGGGGGGGCTCCTTCGGCGAGCCGCAGGTCACCGAGCGGATCGTCAACCAGATCCTGTCGGAGATGGACGGGATGCAGGAGCTCAAGGGAGTCGTGGTCCTGGGGGCGACCAACCGGCCCGACAGGATCGACCCGGCACTGCTGCGGCCGGGACGGTTCGACGAGCTTATCTACGTGAAGGTCCCCGACACGGCCGCGCGCGTGGAGATCTTCCGGGCCCATACCCACGGCATGGCGCTCGACCCGGACGTGAATGTAGAGAAGCTGGCGGAGATCACCGATCGCTTCACCGGGGCCGACATCGCGGGGGTCTGCATGAAGGCGGGGCTGTTCGCCCTGCGTGACAATCCCGAGGCCCGCTCCGTCACCCAGGAGCACTTCCTGCGCGCCGTCAAGGAGACGATCCCGTCCGTGAGCCCCGAGATGGAGCGCGAGTACGAAAAGCTGGCCCGCACCGTCAAGCAGCAGGCCGGCCGCATCGGTTTCCTGGGTGGCCCTCCGGAGCCCGCTTCCGGCGACGGCAACGGCCGGACGAAGGAAGAGGAGAGCCGGAGCAGCGCCGCGGCAGACTCCAACAAACCCAGGCGCCCTTCTACGAGGCCGCAATGAGCGATCCCGAGGTCATTCTGAAGCGCTTCGAGACGCCGGACGAAGTCCGGGACATGGTGAAGGGACGCTTCGAGATCGTGCGGCTCGGCGGCATGACGATTGGGCGGGCGACCTACGAGCCAGGCTGGAAATGGTCGGAGCACGTCGGGCCATCGTTGGGCGCGACGCACTGCGACGTGGAGCATGTCGGCCTGGTGGTCCGCGGCACGGCTGCCGTCGCTTTCGCCGACGGCCGGGTCATCGAGCTGCGGCAGGGGATGCTGTTCCACGTGCCGGCGGAGCCGCACGACAGCTGGGTCGTCGGAGATGAGCCGTACGTCTCGCTGCATTTTCTGGGAGCCGATCACTACGCCAAGTGATCGCTCCTCTCCAATCGATGGTTGAAGAATGAGTAACTCGCCTCCCATCGATCCGGGCGTCGACATCGGCCACGTTCACCTCAAGGTGGCCGACCTGGACCGGGCGCTGGCCTTCTACTGCGGAGTCCTCGGCTTCCAGCTGACCCAGAAAATGGGGCCCGGCGCCGCCTTCGTGAGCGCCGGCGGGTACCATCACCACATCGCCCTCAACGCCTGGGAGAGCCGGGGCGGCTCGCCTCCGCCTCCCGGCACGACGGGGCTCTATCATGTCGCCATCCGCTATCCCGATCGCCGCACCCTGGCCGACGCCCTCGTCCGTCTGGAGCAGGCCGGCATCCCCCTGGAGGGGGTCGCGGACCACGGTGTGAGCGAGTCGCTCTACCTGCGCGACCCCGACGGCAACGGGGTCGAGCTCTATCGCGACCGCCCTCGCGAGGAATGGCCCCGCACGCGTGACGGGGGGCTCGCCATGGTCACCGACCCTCTCGATTTGCGCGGGCTGCGAGCCGAGGCGACCCGGACTTAGCACCCCTACGGGAGCCGCAGGTTTTTTCCCCCGGCTACTACGTACAATCCTGTAGTTCACTCGTGCATTTCCATCTGTAATATGTTCACCTGCCATCATCGATCTGGACGCTTCTGATCTACAGATTGTTAAGGACGCAGTAGCGACCCCAGGCCCGGTCCAGGCGATCGTTTGGGAGTTGTCGTGCCCGATCTTCAACAGCGGAAGACCCCCAGAAAAACCCGCTCCAGGAAGCGGGGAACATCCCTGGCTTCACCGCCCCGACCTGAAACGCTGACCGCTTCCGCAGTCTCTCCAGCGAAATCCCCCGAGCCGCAGCGCCTCACGGCGGACCTCTCGGCTCGTGCCGCAAATTTTATCGACGAGGCGCAGCCGATGAGCACTCATCCTCATACACCCCTTCAACCCGAAGGTCTTCTGCCGGCGACCGATCCGCCGCTCGATCTGCACGAGCTTCTCAGGGTGCTCCAGGCGGTCCGTCGCGGAGACTTCTCCGTGCGCCTGCCCGGGAACTGGGTCGGGCTGAACGGCAAGATCGCCGACACCTTCAACGAAATCGTCGCCTCCAACGAGCGCATCGCGGAAGAGCTGCGCCGCGTGGGACAGGCGGTGGGCCGCGACGGCAAGATCCGGCAGCGCGTCGAGTTTGGGCGTCTGCCCGGCTCCTGGCGCGACATGGAAGGGTCGGTCAACACTCTCATCGAGGACCTCATCTACCCGGTGACCGAGGTGACCCGCTCGATCTCGGCGGTGGCCCAGGGAGACCTGCTCCAGACCCTGCGCCTGGACATCGACGGCCGCCCGCTGCAGGGAGAGTTCCTGCGCTCCGCCACGATCGTCAACACGATGATCCAGCAGCTGCAGGTCTTCACCTCCGAGGTGACGCGCGTGGCGCGCGAGGTGGGCACCGACGGCAAGCTGGGGGGCCAGGCGAAGGTCCGCGACGTCAGCGGCGTCTGGAAGGATCTCACAGACAGCGTCAACTCGATGGCCAACAACCTCACCGCGCAGGTACGCAACATCTCCGACGTGACGATCGCGGTCGCCAGCGGCGACCTCTCCAAGAAGATCACCGTCGACGTGCGCGGCGAGATCCTGCAGCTCAAGGAGGCCATCAACACGATGGTGGACCAGCTGCGCTCCTTCGCCTCGGAGGTGACGCGCGTGGCGCGCGAGGTGGGCACCGAGGGGAAGCTGGGCGGCCAGGCGATCGTCCCGGGCGTGGCCGGGACCTGGAAGGACCTCACCGACTCGGTCAACGCCATGGCCGGCAACCTCACGGGACAGGTGCGCAACATCGCGGAAGT is from Candidatus Polarisedimenticolia bacterium and encodes:
- a CDS encoding CDC48 family AAA ATPase, encoding MADKALRIKVAEAIQQDVGQGVVRLGARHLEELGVEQGGVVQVQGKRLTAAIVLSAHPADEGIEVVRMDGLIRFNAKVGIGETVEIGKVEWKEAKSVVLAPAREGLRLEGPGEALRMTLLHRPLVEGDLVSTSVFRRQPQSVPPGASADEVMRGLMGPAFGLMEIRLVVSDTAPKGIVQVTDKTRIELLPEYTAQEGRPSRLVTYEDIGGIRPIIQKIQETIELPLKHPELFARLGIEPPSGVLLHGPPGTGKTLVARAVANESNAHFSAINGPEIMGKFYGESEERLRGIFEEAQKNAPAVIFIDELDSIAPRRADVSGEGEKRIVAQLLTLMDGLKGRRNVMVIGATNRVDAIDPALRRPGRFDREIEIRIPDQAGRLEILQIHTRGMPLGKDVSLSSLAELTVGFTGSDLAHLTKEAALATLRRLMPTLSLGEDKTIPPQVLEKLEVRRKDFDQGLLEVQPSALREIVVEIPKVRWEEVGGMEEVKRVLHEMVELPLKKPEAFGRLGIRAPKGILLYGPPGTGKTLAAKAVATQAGASFLSAKGSSLLSKWYGESEKKIAEFFQRARQVPPAIIFFDELDSLAPIRGGSFGEPQVTERIVNQILSEMDGMQELKGVVVLGATNRPDRIDPALLRPGRFDELIYVKVPDTAARVEIFRAHTHGMALDPDVNVEKLAEITDRFTGADIAGVCMKAGLFALRDNPEARSVTQEHFLRAVKETIPSVSPEMEREYEKLARTVKQQAGRIGFLGGPPEPASGDGNGRTKEEESRSSAAADSNKPRRPSTRPQ
- a CDS encoding cupin, whose translation is MSDPEVILKRFETPDEVRDMVKGRFEIVRLGGMTIGRATYEPGWKWSEHVGPSLGATHCDVEHVGLVVRGTAAVAFADGRVIELRQGMLFHVPAEPHDSWVVGDEPYVSLHFLGADHYAK
- a CDS encoding VOC family protein, with product MSNSPPIDPGVDIGHVHLKVADLDRALAFYCGVLGFQLTQKMGPGAAFVSAGGYHHHIALNAWESRGGSPPPPGTTGLYHVAIRYPDRRTLADALVRLEQAGIPLEGVADHGVSESLYLRDPDGNGVELYRDRPREEWPRTRDGGLAMVTDPLDLRGLRAEATRT
- a CDS encoding HAMP domain-containing protein, with the protein product MSTHPHTPLQPEGLLPATDPPLDLHELLRVLQAVRRGDFSVRLPGNWVGLNGKIADTFNEIVASNERIAEELRRVGQAVGRDGKIRQRVEFGRLPGSWRDMEGSVNTLIEDLIYPVTEVTRSISAVAQGDLLQTLRLDIDGRPLQGEFLRSATIVNTMIQQLQVFTSEVTRVAREVGTDGKLGGQAKVRDVSGVWKDLTDSVNSMANNLTAQVRNISDVTIAVASGDLSKKITVDVRGEILQLKEAINTMVDQLRSFASEVTRVAREVGTEGKLGGQAIVPGVAGTWKDLTDSVNAMAGNLTGQVRNIAEVTTAVARGDLSRKITVDVRGEILELKNTINTMVDQLNGFSAEVTRVAREVGTEGKLGGQATVPGVAGTWKDLT